From a single Syngnathus scovelli strain Florida chromosome 2, RoL_Ssco_1.2, whole genome shotgun sequence genomic region:
- the LOC125987723 gene encoding probable tubulin polyglutamylase TTLL9 isoform X2, translating to MLLSKNKAAGFKSSKDCSKPTEKREARTAVRYKCGPLGTIQDVLRQRSGWIEVKDDEEWDFHWCDVGWLRENFVHSFIEEHVRVNHFPNNYELTRKDFMLKNLKRFKKQLEREASCIEGSKCDFFPCTFALPNEYHLFVEEFKRNPGSTWIMKPAAKSQGAGIFLFKKLKDIIDWRKHDGIRSEEQKEVIQVESYVVQRYIENPYLLGGRKFDLRVYVMVTSYFPLKAWLYREGFARLSSTRFSLHSIDDKYVHLTNVSVQKTAPDYDPEKGCKWKIQKLRRYLTAKHGRQVVETLFKEMDNIFIRSLQSVQKIIINDKHCFELYGYDIMLDDNLKPSSSQEDFEMKYRLLDDTVTVVDMEARLTGKETRVGGYELMWNDGPVFREDVNPEIYECSYLKANTYLGCGNNWEYRKVPKV from the exons ATGTTGCTGTCAAAGAATAAG GCAGCTGGATTCAAATCATCCAAGGACTGTAGCAAGCCCACTGAGAAGCG GGAGGCAAGAACTGCTGTGCGTTACAAATGTGGCCCACTTGGCACCATACAGGATGTCTTGAGACAAAGATCAGGATGGATTGAAGTCAAAGA TGATGAAGAATGGGACTTCCATTGGTGCGATGTGGGCTGGCTGAGGGAGAATtttgttcattcatttataGAGGAACACGTACGAGTAAACCACTTTCCCAACAATTATGAG TTGACTCGTAAAGACTTCATGCTGAAAAATTTGAAAAGATTCAAGAAGCAACTTGAAAGGGAGGCCAGCTGCATCGAGGGCTCCAAATGTGATTTCTTCCCCTGCACCTTTGCACTGCCAAATGAGTATCATCTCTTTGTCGAAGAGTTCAAAAGAAACCCTGGCAGCACCTGGATCATGAAACCG GCAGCAAAATCTCAAGGGGCAGGCAtcttcctttttaaaaaactgaaaGACATCATAGATTGGAGGAAG CACGATGGCATCCGCTCAGAGGAGcaaaaagaagtgattcaagtgGAAAGCTATGTGGTGCAGCGTTACATTGAGAACCCATACCTGCTCGGTG GCCGGAAGTTTGATCTGCGGGTCTATGTGATGGTCACATCG TATTTTCCCTTGAAGGCATGGCTATATCGAGAAGGCTTTGCTCGGCTCTCAAGCACACGCTTTTCCCTTCATAGCATTGATGACAAGT ATGTTCATCTCACTAATGTGTCTGTTCAAAAAACAGCACCTGACTATGATCCTGAGAAG GGTTGTAAATGGAAAATACAGAAGCTGCGTAGATACCTGACTGCAAAGCACGGAAGACAGGTGGTGGAAACTCTGTTCAAAGAAATGGATAACATATTCATTAGGAGCCTCCAGAGTGTACAGAAGATCATTATAAATGACAAACACTGCTTTGAGCTCTACGGCTATGACATTATGTTGGATGACAACCTCAAACCGT CCAGTAGTCAAGAGGATTTCGAGATGAAATACAGATTGCTGGACGACACTGTGACTGTTGTTGACATGGAAGCAAG GTTGACTGGGAAGGAGACAAGGGTGGGTGGATATGAACTCATGTGGAATGACGGGCCTGTCTTTAGAGAGGACGTCAATCCAGAAATATATGAGTGTTCGTATTTAAAGGCCAACACATACTTGG GATGTGGAAATAACTGGGAATACCGGAAGGTCCCGAAGGTTTGA
- the LOC125987723 gene encoding probable tubulin polyglutamylase TTLL9 isoform X1, whose translation MLLSKNKAAGFKSSKDCSKPTEKREARTAVRYKCGPLGTIQDVLRQRSGWIEVKDDEEWDFHWCDVGWLRENFVHSFIEEHVRVNHFPNNYELTRKDFMLKNLKRFKKQLEREASCIEGSKCDFFPCTFALPNEYHLFVEEFKRNPGSTWIMKPAAKSQGAGIFLFKKLKDIIDWRKHDGIRSEEQKEVIQVESYVVQRYIENPYLLGGRKFDLRVYVMVTSYFPLKAWLYREGFARLSSTRFSLHSIDDKYVHLTNVSVQKTAPDYDPEKGCKWKIQKLRRYLTAKHGRQVVETLFKEMDNIFIRSLQSVQKIIINDKHCFELYGYDIMLDDNLKPWLIEVNASPSLTASSQEDFEMKYRLLDDTVTVVDMEARLTGKETRVGGYELMWNDGPVFREDVNPEIYECSYLKANTYLGCGNNWEYRKVPKV comes from the exons ATGTTGCTGTCAAAGAATAAG GCAGCTGGATTCAAATCATCCAAGGACTGTAGCAAGCCCACTGAGAAGCG GGAGGCAAGAACTGCTGTGCGTTACAAATGTGGCCCACTTGGCACCATACAGGATGTCTTGAGACAAAGATCAGGATGGATTGAAGTCAAAGA TGATGAAGAATGGGACTTCCATTGGTGCGATGTGGGCTGGCTGAGGGAGAATtttgttcattcatttataGAGGAACACGTACGAGTAAACCACTTTCCCAACAATTATGAG TTGACTCGTAAAGACTTCATGCTGAAAAATTTGAAAAGATTCAAGAAGCAACTTGAAAGGGAGGCCAGCTGCATCGAGGGCTCCAAATGTGATTTCTTCCCCTGCACCTTTGCACTGCCAAATGAGTATCATCTCTTTGTCGAAGAGTTCAAAAGAAACCCTGGCAGCACCTGGATCATGAAACCG GCAGCAAAATCTCAAGGGGCAGGCAtcttcctttttaaaaaactgaaaGACATCATAGATTGGAGGAAG CACGATGGCATCCGCTCAGAGGAGcaaaaagaagtgattcaagtgGAAAGCTATGTGGTGCAGCGTTACATTGAGAACCCATACCTGCTCGGTG GCCGGAAGTTTGATCTGCGGGTCTATGTGATGGTCACATCG TATTTTCCCTTGAAGGCATGGCTATATCGAGAAGGCTTTGCTCGGCTCTCAAGCACACGCTTTTCCCTTCATAGCATTGATGACAAGT ATGTTCATCTCACTAATGTGTCTGTTCAAAAAACAGCACCTGACTATGATCCTGAGAAG GGTTGTAAATGGAAAATACAGAAGCTGCGTAGATACCTGACTGCAAAGCACGGAAGACAGGTGGTGGAAACTCTGTTCAAAGAAATGGATAACATATTCATTAGGAGCCTCCAGAGTGTACAGAAGATCATTATAAATGACAAACACTGCTTTGAGCTCTACGGCTATGACATTATGTTGGATGACAACCTCAAACC GTGGTTAATTGAAGTAAATGCCTCTCCGTCACTTACAGCCAGTAGTCAAGAGGATTTCGAGATGAAATACAGATTGCTGGACGACACTGTGACTGTTGTTGACATGGAAGCAAG GTTGACTGGGAAGGAGACAAGGGTGGGTGGATATGAACTCATGTGGAATGACGGGCCTGTCTTTAGAGAGGACGTCAATCCAGAAATATATGAGTGTTCGTATTTAAAGGCCAACACATACTTGG GATGTGGAAATAACTGGGAATACCGGAAGGTCCCGAAGGTTTGA
- the fam217ba gene encoding uncharacterized protein fam217ba, giving the protein MGPIIQERAASTTLKRVVSKEKIRVKNTENSGPNTSLKKGKKMKKAVGQVQSGLPGPGQNQNVVGTVQQGSQPRSSKFKSGTSQNTSKLPSPVEARDARPQLSQHSSVHRNEERRSHHRASQCNTELQPNHKGMGKNRRALSLPLSPISGLRHMPGHSPTPRPEALQDPYKIDDSDSASDLSDSERLPVLPSPCTPCTPPHLNLRAEVINSSDFPLDIPGPHGNGNDEDGETPTHYYPDFLPPPFNTWSLRQLAVFLHTEGRGAPRPKPVGPLERFLERLLQLEWLQIQTVQAESSRPPGRHTKPQTTSGHSPRPHTAPSSRLNSPKGLRHNQRAFPYVINPPSPASAAAQSRLPVCTHCHIPYPLCNGSCSAYAYQRHSRLSPLLERRTRPGAPVKRNCSETQEVTREGRSQGVQGGGGAQFPVSPSAGMSHLRHMHAAGNARKQPQDMGTNPNARGQVRKSRVRTNSETDVKKEPGVVKAAGSDKLGVGPSKKGAITSKKLEDWQRTPAEGQASKTTMKRAAKAPQSLSKAPSNGAKSKNVQSATK; this is encoded by the exons ATGGGGCCCATCATACAAGAGCGCGCAGCATCCACGACACTGAAACGCGTCGTTTCCAAAGAGAAGATCCGCGTCAAAAACACGGAAAATAGCGGACCAAATACAAG TTTAAAGAAAGGGAAGAAAATGAAGAAAGCCGTCGGCCAAGTGCAAAGTGGCCTGCCAGGACCAGGTCAAAACCAAAACGTCGTGGGAACAGTGCAGCAG ggttCACAGCCAAGAAGTTCCAAGTTTAAATCCGGCACCTCTCAGAATACAAGCAAACTCCCCAG CCCGGTAGAAGCGCGAGATGCAAGACCTCAACTTAGCCAACATTCGAGTGTGCACAGAAATGAGGAAAGGAGAAGCCATCACCGGGCATCACAATGCAATACTGAGCTACAACCGAATCACAAGGGGATGGGCAAGAATCGACGAGCACTCTCTCTTCCGCTTTCCCCTATATCGGGACTACGACACATGCCGGGGCATTCTCCAACCCCTAGACCAGAGGCCCTGCAGGACCCCTACAAAATTGACGACAGTGACAGTGCCAGTGACCTATCTGACTCGGAGAGGTTGCCTGTGCTGCCATCGCCTTGTACTCCTTGTACACCTCCTCATCTAAATCTGCGAGCTGAGGTCATTAATTCTAGTGATTTCCCACTGGACATCCCCGGACCACATGGGAATGGAAATGATGAAGATGGGGAGACACCTACCCACTATTACCCAGACTTTCTTCCGCCACCTTTCAACACCTGGAGCCTTAGACAGCTTGCAGTGTTTCTTCATACAGAGGGACGTGGGGCCCCCAGGCCTAAACCGGTTGGGCCTTTGGAGAGATTCCTGGAGAGATTACTGCAGTTAGAGTGGCTCCAGATTCAAACCGTTCAAGCTGAGAGCAGCCGCCCACCTGGGAGACACACAAAGCCTCAGACCACATCTGGTCACTCACCtagacctcacacagctccatcaTCCCGACTTAACTCCCCAAAAGGGCTGCGGCACAACCAGCGAGCCTTCCCATATGTCATCAACCCGCCGTCACCTGCGTCTGCTGCCGCACAATCCCGCCTGCCAGTTTGCACCCATTGTCACATTCCCTACCCTTTGTGCAACGGGAGTTGTTCTGCATATGCCTACCAGCGCCACTCTCGTCTCAGCCCACTGCTGGAGCGTAGAACCCGACCAGGGGCGCCTGTGAAGAGGAACTGCAGTGAAACACAAGAAGTCACCAGAGAAGGTAGGAGCCAAGGAGTACAAGGCGGAGGTGGAGCCCAGTTTCCAGTGAGCCCCTCAGCAGGAATGAGTCATCTCAGGCATATGCATGCAGCAGGCAATGCTCGAAAACAACCCCAGGATATGGGAACAAACCCAAATGCTCGAGGTCAGGTGAGGAAAAGTCGAGTTAGAACCAACTCTGAGACCGATGTTAAGAAGGAACCCGGTGTGGTTAAAGCAGCAGGCAGTGACAAACTCGGAGTAGGGCCAAGTAAGAAGGGGGCTATCACCTCAAAGAAATTAGAAGACTGGCAGAGGACACCAGCAGAAGGTCAGGCATCTAAAACCACCATGAAAAGAGCTGCTAAAGCGCCACAGTCTCTTTCTAAAGCGCCTTCTAATGGTGCAAAATCAAAAAATGTCCAATCTGCTACAAAATAA